A single genomic interval of Panthera uncia isolate 11264 chromosome A1 unlocalized genomic scaffold, Puncia_PCG_1.0 HiC_scaffold_17, whole genome shotgun sequence harbors:
- the LOC125934802 gene encoding LOW QUALITY PROTEIN: olfactory receptor 13G1 (The sequence of the model RefSeq protein was modified relative to this genomic sequence to represent the inferred CDS: inserted 1 base in 1 codon; substituted 1 base at 1 genomic stop codon), whose protein sequence is MNNSIVTEFMILGLTQNPELQGVLFIVFPCIYLVAFFGNGLIIIVIIYNTTLHTPMYVFLLALAIVDIICTTSIIPKMLGTMLTSGKSISYGSCMSQLFFFTWSLGAEMVLFTTMAYDRYVAICFPLRYSTIMNHYMCVALLSIAMVIAVTNSWVHTGLILNLTFCGPNNIDHFFCEIPPLLSLSCSPVRINEVMVYVADISLAIGDFSLTCLSYGFIIAAILRICTAEGKRKAFSTCSSHLIVVSLXYCPVIYTYIRPASSYSFERDKVIAALYTLVTPTLNPIVYSYXNKEMQTGIQKVFAFLKH, encoded by the exons ATGAATAACAGCATTGTAACTGAGTTTATGATTCTGGGCCTTACCCAAAATCCTGAACTGCAGGGAGTTCTCTTCATTGTCTTTCCCTGCATCTACCTTGTGGCCTTTTTTGGCAATGGGCTAATTATCATTGTTATAATCTATAATACCACCTTGCATACACCCATGTATGTGTTCCTCCTGGCACTAGCTATTGTGGACATCATCTGTACAACAAGCATTATACCAAAGATGCTGGGGACCATGCTAACATCAGGAAAGAGTATTTCATATGGAAGCTGCATGTCCCAGCTCTTCTTCTTCACATGGTCATTGGGGGCTGAGATGGTACTCTTCACCACAATGGCCTATGACCGTTATGTGGCCATCTGTTTTCCTCTTCGCTACAGCACTATTATGAACCACTATATGTGTGTGGCCTTGCTTAGCATTGCCATGGTTATTGCAGTAACCAATTCCTGGGTACACACAGGTCTCATCCTGAACCTGACTTTCTGTGGGCCAAATAACATTGACCACTTCTTCTGTGAGATACCCCCACTGCTCTCTTTGTCCTGCAGTCCTGTGAGAATTAATGAGGTGATGGTATATGTTGCTGATATTTCCCTGGCCATCGGTGACTTCAGCCTCACCTGCCTGTCTTATGGTTTTATCATTGCTGCCATTCTCCGCATCTGCACAGCAGAAGGCAAGAGGAAGGCTTTTTCAACATGTTCATCCCACCTCATAGTTGTGTCCCTTTAGTACTGTCCTGTAATCTACACATATATCCGCCCTGCTTCCAGCTACTCATTTGAAAGGGACAAGGTGATAGCTGCACTATATACTCTTGTGACCCCAACATTAAACCCAATTGTGTATAGTT GAAACAAGGAGATGCAGACAGGGATTCAGAAAGTCTTTGCATTTTTGAAACATTAG